From Leifsonia sp. fls2-241-R2A-40a, one genomic window encodes:
- a CDS encoding nuclear transport factor 2 family protein — protein sequence MTVTDTATVARGYIQAVGAHDPDALGDLFDDALRAEFAGTTSDKAAWIAALERLMPALVRNELREVFTDGDRACVVYDFVTDTSAGAVRCVELLTVHDGRITQIELLLDRAAFAPVNEELAQRAKQ from the coding sequence ATGACGGTCACAGACACGGCGACGGTGGCGCGGGGCTACATCCAGGCGGTCGGGGCGCATGACCCGGACGCGCTGGGCGATCTGTTCGACGACGCGCTCCGGGCGGAGTTCGCTGGGACGACCAGCGACAAGGCGGCCTGGATCGCGGCCCTCGAACGGCTGATGCCCGCCCTCGTCCGCAACGAACTGCGCGAGGTCTTCACCGATGGCGATCGTGCCTGCGTCGTGTACGACTTCGTCACAGACACCTCGGCCGGTGCGGTGCGCTGCGTCGAACTGCTGACGGTCCACGACGGGCGCATCACCCAGATCGAACTGCTGCTCGATCGGGCCGCTTTCGCGCCCGTCAACGAGGAGCTCGCCCAGCGCGCGAAGCAGTAG
- the cysS gene encoding cysteine--tRNA ligase, with translation MTLRLFDTKAGALRDFVPLRDGEVGMYVCGPTVQSSPHIGHLRSALVYDQLRRWLSYRGLDVTLVRNVTDIDDKILVNAAAGLAEGGSEQWWALAYRFELEFTDAYRALGVQAPTYEPRATASIPQMQELIERLIQAGHAYAAADGSGDVYFDVKSWPSYGELTRQSIDNMEAASDADPRAKRDPRDFALWKGRKADEPESAAFPSPWGDGRPGWHIECSAMSRRYLGPQFDIHGGGLDLRFPHHENEVAQSTAAGDAFANYWVHNGLVNVNGQKMSKSLGNSVYAADLLGAARPLVVRYYLGSAHYRSTIDYHDGSLSEAEAALDRIAGFFERVERRLSGTRFAGHGVEIVPDAFAEAMDDDLAVPQALAVLHDTVRSGNAALDAEDLEAAATARGHVLAMTEVLGINPLSPQWRNGGSSAAESALGELIERLLADRQDARAARDFAAADRIRDELTAAGITIEDTPSGSHWSIGS, from the coding sequence GTGACTCTTCGGCTCTTCGACACCAAGGCGGGCGCGCTGCGCGACTTCGTCCCCCTGCGCGACGGCGAAGTCGGCATGTACGTGTGCGGCCCGACGGTGCAGTCATCGCCGCACATCGGCCACCTGCGCTCTGCGCTGGTCTACGACCAGCTGCGGCGCTGGCTCTCCTACCGGGGACTGGATGTCACGCTCGTCCGGAACGTCACCGACATCGACGACAAGATCCTCGTGAACGCGGCCGCGGGCCTCGCCGAGGGCGGCAGCGAGCAGTGGTGGGCGCTGGCCTACCGTTTCGAGCTGGAGTTCACGGATGCGTATCGCGCCCTCGGCGTGCAGGCGCCGACCTACGAGCCGCGCGCGACAGCGAGCATCCCGCAGATGCAGGAACTGATCGAGAGGCTGATCCAGGCCGGACACGCGTACGCGGCGGCGGACGGTTCGGGAGACGTCTACTTCGACGTGAAGAGCTGGCCGTCGTACGGCGAGCTCACCCGGCAGAGCATCGACAACATGGAGGCGGCGAGCGACGCGGACCCGCGCGCGAAGCGCGACCCGCGCGACTTCGCCCTGTGGAAGGGCCGCAAGGCCGACGAGCCCGAGTCCGCCGCGTTCCCGTCGCCCTGGGGCGATGGGCGCCCCGGATGGCACATCGAGTGCTCGGCGATGTCCCGGCGCTACCTCGGGCCGCAGTTCGACATCCACGGTGGAGGCCTCGACCTGCGGTTCCCGCACCACGAGAACGAGGTGGCCCAGTCGACGGCGGCCGGCGACGCGTTCGCGAACTACTGGGTGCACAACGGGCTCGTCAACGTCAACGGGCAGAAGATGAGCAAGTCGCTCGGCAACTCGGTCTACGCGGCCGACCTGCTGGGCGCTGCGCGTCCGCTCGTCGTGCGCTACTACCTCGGGTCCGCCCACTACCGCTCGACCATCGACTACCACGACGGCTCGCTCAGCGAGGCCGAAGCGGCGCTCGACCGCATCGCCGGCTTCTTCGAGCGGGTCGAGCGCCGGCTCTCCGGCACCCGTTTCGCCGGTCACGGGGTGGAGATCGTCCCGGACGCCTTCGCCGAGGCCATGGATGACGACCTGGCCGTGCCGCAGGCTCTCGCCGTGCTGCACGACACCGTGCGCTCAGGCAACGCGGCGCTGGATGCGGAAGACTTGGAGGCGGCCGCCACCGCCCGCGGGCACGTGCTCGCGATGACGGAGGTGCTCGGCATCAACCCGCTTTCGCCTCAGTGGCGGAACGGCGGCTCGTCCGCCGCCGAATCGGCACTGGGGGAGCTCATCGAGCGGCTCCTCGCCGACCGGCAGGACGCCAGGGCCGCCCGCGACTTCGCCGCAGCCGATCGCATCCGCGACGAGCTGACGGCGGCAGGAATCACCATCGAAGACACCCCATCGGGGTCGCATTGGAGCATCGGATCATGA
- the rlmB gene encoding 23S rRNA (guanosine(2251)-2'-O)-methyltransferase RlmB yields MKNSGGKPRAGAVRKGKKGPQVGTGGHGRKALEGRGPTPKAEDRDYHPAGKAKALRERAAAKAAQRGGRDAQPRGASGASRRAKSGDESEIVTGRNSVLEALRADIPASTLYVAARVEFDDRMKEILSIATGRAIPILEVMRPELDRLAGRDAVHQGVALKVPAYEYAHPIDLLDRTVRSGQTPLFVALDGITDPRNLGAIIRSTAAFGGQGVIIPQRRSVGMTASAWKTSAGAAARTPVAMAANLTATLKEFKKAGVFVLGLDGGGDTALPGLSFADRPVVIVVGSEGKGLSRLVTETCDAVVSIPITASTESLNAGIAASVTLYEISKLRAEAKAAE; encoded by the coding sequence ATGAAGAACTCGGGTGGAAAGCCCCGCGCCGGAGCGGTGCGCAAAGGCAAGAAGGGCCCCCAGGTCGGCACCGGCGGCCACGGTCGCAAGGCGCTGGAGGGACGAGGACCGACGCCCAAGGCGGAGGACCGCGACTACCATCCCGCCGGCAAGGCGAAGGCCCTGCGCGAGCGCGCCGCCGCGAAGGCCGCACAGCGCGGAGGACGGGACGCCCAGCCTCGAGGCGCGTCCGGCGCCTCGCGTCGGGCGAAGAGCGGCGACGAGAGCGAGATCGTCACCGGCCGCAACTCGGTGCTGGAGGCGCTCCGCGCCGATATCCCCGCCTCGACGCTCTATGTGGCGGCGCGGGTCGAGTTCGACGACCGGATGAAGGAGATCCTCTCCATCGCGACCGGCCGCGCCATCCCGATCCTCGAGGTCATGCGTCCCGAGCTCGACCGGCTCGCCGGACGCGACGCCGTCCACCAGGGCGTCGCCCTGAAGGTGCCCGCGTACGAGTACGCGCACCCGATCGACCTGCTCGACCGGACCGTGCGGTCCGGTCAGACGCCGTTGTTCGTCGCGCTCGACGGCATCACCGACCCGCGTAACCTCGGGGCGATCATCCGGTCAACGGCGGCCTTCGGCGGCCAGGGCGTCATCATCCCGCAGCGGCGGTCGGTCGGCATGACGGCGTCCGCGTGGAAGACGTCCGCCGGCGCCGCTGCGCGCACCCCCGTCGCAATGGCGGCGAATCTCACCGCGACGCTCAAGGAGTTCAAGAAGGCCGGAGTGTTCGTGCTCGGGCTGGACGGCGGCGGGGACACCGCGCTCCCGGGCCTCTCGTTCGCCGACCGACCCGTCGTGATCGTCGTGGGCAGCGAGGGCAAGGGCCTGTCGAGGCTCGTGACCGAGACCTGCGACGCAGTGGTGTCCATCCCGATCACGGCCTCGACCGAGTCGCTCAACGCAGGCATCGCGGCGAGCGTCACGCTCTACGAGATCTCCAAGCTGCGCGCCGAGGCGAAAGCCGCCGAGTAG
- a CDS encoding DUF4032 domain-containing protein: protein MAGSVNITAATVDPALLDLPWNLPLENWSNEHIALLPKGISRHLVRFANLSGYVIAIKETTAEMAQREYDMLRTLQRYDVPCVDPVAVIKNRTDDDGTPLNAALVTRHLKFSLPYRALFSQTLRPDTATRLVDALAVLLVRLHIVGFFWGDVSLSNTLFRRDAGAFAAYLVDAETGQLYEGGLSNGQRENDLEIARVNIAGELMDLEAGGRADEELDPIRLSDGIVAAYRSLWKELTGSESFASSERWRISERVERLNELGFDIEELAIKTSEEGTKVRIQPKVVDAGHHQRRLLRLTGLDTGENQARRLLNDLDSYSATVGKEGLDEEAMAHEWLLRVFEPVIRSIPADLKGKLEPAEVFHQLLEHRWFMSQKEGRDVPLAEALTSYINDILRHRRDEATVIAPPTETISIPVLGGAAAADDEDEDDWRSKV, encoded by the coding sequence GTGGCCGGATCCGTCAACATCACCGCAGCGACCGTAGACCCGGCGCTCCTCGACCTCCCGTGGAATCTGCCGCTCGAGAACTGGTCGAATGAGCACATCGCTCTGCTGCCCAAGGGCATCAGCAGGCACCTCGTTCGTTTTGCGAACCTCTCCGGTTACGTCATCGCCATCAAGGAGACGACGGCAGAGATGGCGCAGCGCGAGTACGACATGCTGCGGACGCTGCAGCGCTACGACGTGCCCTGCGTCGACCCGGTCGCGGTCATCAAGAACCGCACGGACGACGACGGGACGCCGCTCAACGCGGCACTGGTGACCCGGCACCTGAAGTTCTCCCTCCCCTACCGGGCCCTGTTCTCGCAGACCCTCCGGCCGGACACGGCGACGCGCCTCGTCGACGCCCTCGCCGTGCTGCTGGTGCGGCTGCACATCGTCGGATTCTTCTGGGGCGACGTCTCCCTGTCCAACACCCTGTTCCGCCGCGACGCGGGTGCGTTCGCCGCGTACCTGGTGGATGCGGAGACGGGTCAGCTCTACGAGGGCGGCCTCTCCAACGGGCAGCGTGAGAACGACCTCGAGATCGCGCGGGTCAACATCGCCGGCGAGCTGATGGATCTGGAGGCCGGCGGACGCGCGGACGAGGAGCTCGACCCGATCCGCCTCTCCGACGGCATCGTCGCGGCGTACCGATCGCTCTGGAAGGAGCTGACCGGGAGCGAGTCGTTCGCGTCCTCGGAGCGCTGGCGCATCAGCGAGCGCGTCGAACGGCTGAACGAGCTGGGCTTCGACATCGAGGAGCTGGCCATCAAGACCTCGGAGGAGGGCACGAAGGTGCGCATCCAGCCGAAGGTCGTCGATGCCGGCCACCACCAGCGGCGCCTGCTGCGGCTCACCGGTCTCGACACCGGCGAGAACCAGGCCCGCCGCCTGCTCAACGACCTGGACTCCTACTCCGCGACCGTCGGCAAGGAAGGCCTCGACGAGGAGGCGATGGCGCACGAGTGGCTGCTGCGCGTCTTCGAGCCGGTCATCCGCTCGATCCCCGCCGACCTCAAGGGCAAGCTGGAGCCGGCGGAGGTCTTCCACCAGTTGCTGGAGCACCGCTGGTTCATGTCGCAGAAGGAGGGACGCGATGTCCCTCTGGCCGAGGCTCTCACGTCGTACATCAACGACATCCTGCGCCACCGCCGCGACGAGGCGACCGTCATCGCACCGCCGACCGAGACGATCAGCATCCCGGTGCTGGGCGGAGCGGCGGCGGCGGACGACGAGGACGAGGACGACTGGCGCTCGAAGGTCTGA
- the ugpC gene encoding sn-glycerol-3-phosphate ABC transporter ATP-binding protein UgpC: MATVTYDKATRLYPGSTRPAVDALDLEIADGEFLVLVGPSGCGKSTSLRMLAGLEEVNDGNIFIGERNVTDVPPKDRDIAMVFQNYALYPHMTVAENMGFALKIAGVGKDERAQRVLEAAKLLDLEPYLGRKPKALSGGQRQRVAMGRAIVRSPQVFLMDEPLSNLDAKLRVQTRTQIASLTRRLGVTTVYVTHDQTEALTMGDRIAVLKDGVLQQVGTPRDLYAQPNNVFVAGFIGSPAMNLFSADVTDGGVKFGTSVVPIEREIIANAGPSVTIGVRPEDVVVSTTEGTGLKVTVDLVEELGADGYLYGHSEIEGKRTDIVGRVDGRIHPNAGDTVYITPKPGHVHAFHAETGERLGGAVVD, encoded by the coding sequence ATGGCGACAGTCACCTACGACAAGGCGACCCGGCTCTACCCCGGTTCCACCCGCCCCGCCGTGGACGCACTGGACCTGGAGATCGCAGACGGGGAGTTCCTCGTTCTCGTCGGTCCCTCCGGCTGCGGCAAGTCCACCTCCCTCCGCATGCTCGCGGGCCTCGAAGAGGTCAACGACGGCAACATCTTCATCGGTGAGCGCAACGTCACCGATGTGCCGCCGAAGGACCGCGACATCGCGATGGTGTTCCAGAACTACGCGCTGTACCCGCACATGACCGTCGCGGAGAACATGGGCTTCGCGCTCAAGATCGCCGGCGTCGGCAAGGATGAGCGCGCCCAGCGCGTCCTCGAGGCCGCCAAGCTGCTCGACCTGGAGCCGTACCTCGGCCGCAAGCCGAAGGCCCTCTCCGGTGGTCAGCGTCAGCGCGTCGCCATGGGCCGCGCGATCGTGCGTTCGCCCCAGGTGTTCCTCATGGACGAGCCCCTGTCGAACCTCGACGCGAAGCTCCGTGTGCAGACCCGCACGCAGATCGCCTCGCTGACCCGCCGTCTCGGCGTCACCACCGTCTACGTCACGCACGACCAGACCGAGGCGCTGACCATGGGCGACCGGATCGCGGTGCTCAAGGACGGCGTGCTGCAGCAGGTCGGCACCCCGCGCGACCTGTACGCGCAGCCGAACAACGTGTTCGTCGCCGGCTTCATCGGCAGCCCGGCCATGAACCTGTTCTCGGCCGACGTCACCGACGGCGGCGTGAAGTTCGGCACCTCGGTCGTCCCGATCGAGCGCGAGATCATCGCGAACGCGGGCCCGTCGGTCACCATCGGCGTGCGTCCGGAGGACGTCGTCGTGTCGACCACCGAGGGCACCGGCCTCAAAGTCACCGTCGACCTCGTCGAGGAGCTCGGCGCCGACGGCTACCTGTACGGCCACTCCGAGATCGAGGGCAAGCGCACCGACATCGTCGGTCGCGTCGACGGCCGCATCCACCCGAACGCGGGCGACACGGTCTACATCACCCCGAAGCCGGGCCACGTCCACGCGTTCCACGCGGAGACCGGCGAGCGCCTCGGCGGTGCTGTCGTCGACTGA
- a CDS encoding thioredoxin domain-containing protein yields the protein MSPETPSDDSRSGDESRSSDKSRNSSVRAAAREKARQLRSTQQKRERRNRWLLSGGIVLGVLAVVAIVAVVIVSAIRPTVPGPKNMASDGVVVGSGLKVKTTTALASDAKPVASTPDPSGSTVDIRIYADYLCKLCGDFQRTNLQQLEPLVKDGAVTVEMHPVAIYTSHSAGTKYSLRAANAAACVANYDPDAFWTFNSSLFEKQPAEGGPGLSDDVLKKRAAASGAKSIGEIDSCIDDGRFKTWVMTASDRALSGPIPNSDVKKMTNALLVLVNGKPYTGSLTDADAFKAFVLQAQGDEYSSTATPTPTPTAAP from the coding sequence ATGAGCCCAGAGACTCCCAGCGACGACAGCCGCAGCGGCGACGAGAGCCGCAGCAGCGACAAGAGCCGCAACAGCAGTGTCCGCGCGGCCGCCCGCGAGAAGGCGCGACAGCTCCGCTCCACCCAGCAGAAGCGCGAACGCCGCAACCGTTGGCTGCTCTCCGGAGGCATCGTCCTCGGCGTGCTCGCCGTCGTCGCGATCGTCGCCGTCGTGATCGTGAGCGCGATCCGCCCCACGGTCCCCGGTCCCAAGAACATGGCGAGCGACGGCGTGGTGGTGGGCTCCGGCCTCAAGGTGAAGACGACCACCGCCCTCGCGTCGGACGCGAAGCCCGTAGCCAGCACGCCCGACCCGTCGGGCAGCACCGTCGACATCCGCATCTACGCCGACTATCTCTGCAAGCTCTGCGGCGACTTCCAGCGCACGAACCTGCAGCAGCTTGAGCCGCTGGTGAAGGATGGCGCGGTCACCGTCGAGATGCACCCGGTGGCGATCTACACCAGCCACTCGGCCGGCACCAAGTACTCCCTCCGGGCCGCGAACGCCGCCGCCTGCGTGGCGAACTACGACCCGGACGCGTTCTGGACGTTCAACTCCTCCCTGTTCGAGAAGCAGCCGGCCGAGGGCGGCCCGGGACTGAGCGACGACGTCCTCAAGAAGCGGGCTGCCGCATCCGGTGCGAAGAGCATCGGAGAGATCGACTCCTGCATCGACGACGGCCGCTTCAAGACCTGGGTCATGACGGCCAGCGACCGTGCCCTCAGCGGCCCGATCCCCAACTCGGACGTCAAGAAGATGACGAACGCGCTGCTCGTCCTGGTCAACGGCAAGCCCTACACGGGCTCGCTGACCGACGCGGACGCCTTCAAGGCATTCGTGCTTCAGGCGCAGGGCGACGAGTACTCGTCGACCGCCACGCCGACCCCCACTCCCACCGCAGCGCCCTGA
- a CDS encoding alpha/beta fold hydrolase: MASSPQPVLLFLHGRYGLRDDLSWIAERAPAPWRTVMLQGSVPLGDRFEWFRVSDENGRGALSADAAPAADRLLSWIEETVGDAPVGAVGWSQGGATALQALRRAPGRLRFVVTLGGFTTLDGECGDAELEERRPPVFWGRGADDTAITADDLARMREFLPAHSTLEERVYPGTGHDLSDAMADDALRFIAAQSGTLEAVAG; the protein is encoded by the coding sequence ATGGCGTCGTCACCTCAGCCCGTCCTCCTGTTCCTGCACGGTCGTTACGGCCTCCGGGACGATCTCTCCTGGATCGCAGAGCGCGCGCCCGCGCCGTGGCGCACCGTGATGCTGCAAGGTTCCGTACCCCTCGGCGACCGTTTCGAGTGGTTCCGGGTCTCCGACGAGAACGGGCGGGGTGCCCTCTCCGCCGACGCGGCGCCGGCGGCCGATCGCCTGCTGTCGTGGATCGAGGAGACGGTCGGAGACGCGCCGGTCGGTGCGGTCGGATGGTCGCAGGGCGGCGCAACGGCCCTGCAGGCGCTGCGACGAGCCCCGGGCCGGCTGCGGTTCGTCGTCACGCTCGGCGGCTTCACCACCCTCGACGGCGAGTGCGGCGACGCCGAACTGGAGGAGCGTCGACCCCCGGTGTTCTGGGGGAGGGGCGCCGACGACACCGCGATCACGGCGGACGATCTCGCACGGATGCGCGAGTTCCTCCCGGCGCATTCGACACTCGAGGAGCGCGTCTACCCGGGCACCGGTCACGACCTCTCGGACGCAATGGCTGACGATGCGTTGCGGTTCATCGCCGCGCAGTCGGGCACGCTCGAGGCCGTCGCCGGCTAG
- a CDS encoding PLD nuclease N-terminal domain-containing protein, which produces MLLVPLLALTLFVFALVDIILRPSDQVKHLPKPAWVFIVILLPLIGSILWFALGREHTASAPRRRVLRMPAPPTQARTAAEPLHADPSGTEAQLAALEREIEEAERDERIRRLEAEVRRRSEADEGATETA; this is translated from the coding sequence ATGCTGCTGGTCCCGCTGCTCGCCCTGACGCTGTTCGTCTTCGCGCTGGTCGACATCATCCTGCGGCCGAGCGATCAGGTGAAGCATCTGCCCAAGCCGGCGTGGGTCTTCATCGTGATCCTGCTGCCGTTGATCGGCAGCATCCTGTGGTTCGCACTCGGACGCGAACACACGGCGAGCGCTCCCCGCCGTCGCGTCCTGCGGATGCCCGCGCCGCCCACGCAGGCGCGCACCGCTGCCGAGCCGCTCCACGCCGATCCGTCGGGCACCGAGGCGCAGCTCGCCGCGCTCGAACGCGAGATCGAGGAGGCGGAACGCGACGAGCGCATCCGTCGCCTCGAAGCGGAGGTCCGTCGCCGAAGCGAAGCGGACGAGGGCGCGACCGAGACGGCCTAG
- a CDS encoding carboxylesterase/lipase family protein, producing the protein MSGRPVAVTAAGAVRGRDDGRVCAWRGIRYAEPPIGRLRWRAPVPAAPWSGVADATTFGPAAPQRPNPAVPLAPPGETAMDEDCLFLNVVRPSAEPPSRRPRPVMVWLHGGAYALGASSQLIYRGDELATSGDVVLVTLNYRLGALGFLDLRSAGDEEADSNVALRDVLLALHWVRDNIHAFGGDPGAVTIFGQSAGAGLITALLASPAAAGLFQRAIAQSPPAGSMYGPERSANVARLFLDRLGVGSDDAAALREVPVERIVDAAAAVYTEIPSEHPGMLAFAPVVGDDILPEAPIRVLSDGRGLPVPLVIGTNRDEATLFRLMRSPLLPIRRAALQRMFQTMQTEQRGGALLPPPQRVMAAYSRKRSSLGVRVATDIAFRMPALWVAAGHSRVAPTHLYRFDFAPPLLRLTGIGASHATDLPYVWGEFGALPRDPSFLLGGRRPAAVVSARMRARWSAYAHDGIPGPGWPRYDEDTRATLVIDAEDRVVPDLDGPLREGWGERVLTLG; encoded by the coding sequence GTGAGCGGTCGGCCGGTCGCCGTCACGGCCGCGGGCGCTGTCCGCGGCCGTGACGACGGCCGCGTCTGCGCCTGGCGTGGCATCCGCTACGCCGAGCCGCCGATCGGTCGTCTGCGGTGGCGGGCGCCCGTGCCCGCGGCGCCGTGGAGCGGCGTTGCCGATGCGACGACGTTCGGTCCTGCGGCACCCCAGCGCCCGAATCCCGCCGTGCCCCTCGCCCCTCCGGGCGAGACCGCGATGGACGAGGACTGCCTGTTCCTCAACGTGGTCCGCCCTTCGGCCGAGCCCCCATCCCGACGGCCGCGGCCGGTGATGGTGTGGCTGCACGGGGGCGCGTACGCACTGGGCGCATCCAGTCAGCTGATCTACCGCGGAGACGAGCTGGCGACCAGCGGGGATGTGGTGCTCGTCACCCTCAACTACCGCCTGGGCGCGCTGGGCTTCCTCGACTTGCGCTCGGCCGGTGACGAGGAGGCCGATTCGAACGTCGCGCTGCGGGATGTGCTGCTCGCCCTGCACTGGGTGCGCGACAACATCCACGCCTTCGGCGGCGATCCCGGGGCCGTGACGATCTTCGGGCAGAGCGCCGGCGCTGGGCTGATCACCGCCCTGCTGGCCTCGCCGGCCGCCGCCGGGCTGTTCCAGCGGGCGATCGCGCAGAGCCCTCCCGCCGGCTCGATGTACGGACCGGAGCGGTCCGCGAACGTCGCCCGGCTGTTCCTCGACCGGCTCGGCGTGGGATCCGATGACGCGGCGGCGCTGCGCGAGGTGCCGGTGGAGCGGATCGTGGATGCCGCGGCCGCGGTGTACACCGAGATCCCGAGCGAGCATCCCGGCATGCTGGCGTTCGCCCCCGTCGTTGGAGACGACATTCTTCCCGAGGCGCCCATCCGCGTGCTCAGCGACGGCCGCGGACTGCCGGTCCCGCTGGTGATCGGCACGAACCGCGACGAGGCGACGCTGTTCCGGCTCATGCGGTCCCCGCTGCTGCCCATCCGCCGGGCCGCCCTGCAGCGCATGTTCCAGACGATGCAGACCGAGCAACGCGGCGGTGCGCTCCTCCCGCCGCCGCAGCGGGTGATGGCCGCTTACTCGCGGAAGCGCTCGTCGCTGGGCGTGCGGGTCGCGACCGACATCGCGTTCCGGATGCCGGCGCTCTGGGTCGCCGCCGGCCACAGCAGGGTGGCTCCGACGCACCTCTACCGGTTCGACTTCGCGCCTCCGCTGCTCCGGCTGACCGGAATCGGCGCCTCGCACGCGACCGACCTGCCGTACGTGTGGGGAGAGTTCGGCGCCCTCCCCCGCGACCCGTCGTTCCTGCTGGGGGGACGGCGGCCCGCTGCCGTCGTCTCCGCGCGGATGCGGGCGCGCTGGTCCGCCTACGCCCACGACGGCATCCCCGGCCCCGGCTGGCCCCGTTACGACGAGGACACGCGGGCCACTCTGGTGATCGACGCCGAGGATCGGGTCGTCCCCGACCTCGACGGCCCCCTGCGCGAGGGATGGGGCGAGCGGGTCCTCACGCTGGGCTGA
- a CDS encoding YciI family protein produces MKYMMFVVTSTEPDTESDESDVDLWVDELDSSGKRVIGEVLQAPSESRVVRVRDGKRYITDGPFAETKEWICGFDILEVDDLEEAIEIASRHPMARNGQLELRPFMQWETAEA; encoded by the coding sequence ATGAAGTACATGATGTTCGTGGTCACCAGCACCGAGCCCGACACCGAGTCGGACGAGTCGGATGTCGACCTGTGGGTCGATGAGCTCGACTCCTCGGGCAAGCGCGTGATCGGCGAGGTGCTGCAGGCGCCGTCCGAGTCGCGTGTGGTGCGCGTCCGCGACGGGAAGCGGTACATCACCGACGGCCCCTTCGCCGAGACGAAGGAATGGATCTGCGGGTTCGACATCCTCGAGGTGGACGACCTGGAGGAGGCGATCGAGATCGCCTCGCGCCACCCGATGGCACGCAACGGACAGCTGGAGCTGCGTCCGTTCATGCAGTGGGAGACCGCCGAAGCGTGA
- a CDS encoding siderophore-interacting protein, translating into MTILAPIRTERPRPAYRPYRATVERVQRLSPHFTRVSFRCDDFEHFGTECLDQRIKLLFPLADGSFSDLGMDDEEAHFAGDWYQRWRSLPEHRRNPFRTYTVRAIDTDGCRLDVDFVVHGDGGPASRWLSGATPGDSVVVIGPDARSAHRGVGIDWRPGDARELLLVGDETAAPAIASILEALPAGRRARAFIEVPSAGDALPLRTPVHATVRWLARGDDGPGTALLPAVQRWLAENPRIVTGAAARGSQRLDDVDVDHDILWESPEDAHAGFYAWIAGESGAVKALRRLLVREHGIDRSRVAFMGYWRLGRSES; encoded by the coding sequence GTGACCATCCTCGCCCCCATCCGCACCGAGCGCCCACGGCCTGCCTACCGGCCGTACCGCGCGACGGTAGAGAGGGTGCAGAGGCTCAGCCCGCACTTCACGCGGGTGAGCTTCCGGTGCGACGACTTCGAGCACTTCGGCACCGAATGCCTGGATCAGCGCATCAAGCTGCTGTTCCCGCTCGCGGACGGCTCGTTCTCCGACCTCGGCATGGATGACGAGGAAGCGCACTTCGCGGGCGACTGGTACCAGCGCTGGCGCTCGCTGCCCGAGCACCGGCGCAATCCGTTCCGGACCTACACGGTCCGCGCCATCGACACCGACGGCTGCCGGCTCGACGTCGACTTCGTCGTCCACGGCGACGGCGGCCCCGCATCCCGCTGGCTGAGCGGCGCGACGCCCGGCGACTCGGTCGTCGTCATCGGCCCGGATGCGCGCAGCGCCCACCGAGGCGTCGGCATCGACTGGCGCCCCGGGGATGCGCGCGAGCTGCTCCTCGTCGGCGACGAGACTGCGGCGCCGGCCATCGCATCCATCCTGGAGGCACTCCCCGCTGGTCGTCGCGCGCGGGCGTTCATCGAGGTGCCGTCGGCCGGGGATGCGCTCCCGCTGCGGACGCCCGTGCACGCGACCGTCCGCTGGCTGGCGCGAGGCGACGACGGTCCCGGCACCGCGCTGCTCCCGGCCGTGCAGCGCTGGCTGGCCGAGAATCCGCGTATCGTCACGGGTGCTGCCGCCCGCGGATCGCAGAGGCTGGACGACGTCGATGTGGACCACGACATCCTCTGGGAGAGCCCGGAGGACGCGCACGCCGGGTTCTACGCCTGGATCGCGGGGGAGTCGGGGGCAGTGAAGGCGCTGCGGCGGCTGCTCGTGCGCGAGCACGGAATCGACCGCTCGCGTGTCGCGTTCATGGGCTACTGGCGCCTGGGGCGCTCGGAGAGCTGA